A window of the Ramlibacter pinisoli genome harbors these coding sequences:
- a CDS encoding GTP-binding protein, whose product MAKGKFERTKPHVNVGTIGHVDHGKTTLTAAITTVLSTKFGGEAKAYDQIDA is encoded by the coding sequence ATGGCAAAAGGTAAATTCGAGCGGACCAAGCCGCACGTGAACGTGGGCACCATCGGTCACGTGGACCACGGCAAGACCACGCTGACGGCAGCCATCACGACGGTGCTGTCGACCAAGTTCGGCGGTGAAGCCAAGGCCTACGACCAGATCGACGCGG